The genome window GGCCGGCCTCTGACCGGCGGCTCTGGCTCGGGCGGCGTCGGAGGCTGCTCGTTGTTACCGTTTTCCTCGACGTCAAATACCATACCCTGGCCGTTTTCACTGGCGTAGATGGCCAGCACCGCATGCACGGGCGCCATGACATGCATCGGTTTACCGCCGAACCGGGCGTTAAACTCTATCCACTCATTGCCCAGACTCAAGCCCTGGGTTGCTTCCGTACGTAAATTCAGCACGATCCGGCCATCCTCAACATACTGTCGCGGCACTTCCACGCCTTCTACCGCTGCATTAACCAGTAAATAGGGGGTGTGATCATTGTCCAGTATCCACTCATGGATAGCTCGAACCAAATAAGGTTTTAACGGTGTCATCATTCAATCTACTCAGCGAAGATAGCCCAATACATCCATTTCGCGTTCCTGATCGCTTAATGATAACAGGAAAGACTCACGGCCGAATATACGCCGGGCATACCCGGCGATGGCGTCGGATACAACCGGCGCATTAATTCCCAACGCAGGAAGCCGCCACAGAAGCGGCGCCAATACGCAATCGACCAGCGAAAACTCGTCGCTGAGAAAAAAGGGATGCGCAGCAAAAAGCGGACCCGCCGCCAATAACTTTTCATTGAGCAGTTTGCGCGACTTTCCGGATTTCTTTTCATTTGCGCCATCAATCTCGCTCAGCAAGCCGTACCAGTCTCTGTCGATACGATAAATCAGCAGGCGCGCTTTCGCTCTCGCTACCGGGTCCATCGGGTTCAGCGGCGGGTGCGGGAAACGCTCATCCAGATATTCCATCACTATGCGGGATTCGTACAACACTACGTCGCGATCCAGTAAAGTAGGCCAGATCAAGCCGGGATTCAATTCGCTCAGACCGGAGGGAGGATGGGCGGGGTCGACTAATTCGATATCCACATCGACATCCTTTTCACGCACGACAATACGCGCACCATGCCCGCGCACTTCTGTGGGCGGACACAACAACGTCATTCCCGACTTGCGGCCTATCTCTGCCGTCACCACCCTAACCCCATAGAAATAACAAGTCAGTGCCTTGTCTGCTAAAAACAGTAATTGTATGCCTGCGGCTGCGGTATTTCACAGGAGCGGCCTTCAGCGCTCGCGAATCGCAGACCGCACGCGGGCTAAAGGCCGCTCCTGCAAAGATAGGCAACGGCAACCGAATTGTTACAAATAAACAACTATCGGAATAGAATAGCAAACCATGCTATTCGATACCTTTCCAATAAATTTTTTTCAGCTTATAGAATAACACAACAAATATCAGCAAACCGAACAGCACATACTTGCCGGTCCTGATACGCTGTAATTGCCCCGGTTCTGCGGCATAGACAAGGAAATTGACAATATCAGTCACCGCCTGATCGAATTGCGCTTCGGTCATTTTTCCTTGACTCGCAGGAACCAGATGATCTATCGCGTCCACTCCTGCTGTTTTCCGGTATACGGGTTTTTGCATGCCCTGCAGCTCCCAAAGAACATTAGGCATGCCGACATCGAAGAACACCAGATTATTCGAGCCTGTCGGACGCGAAGGATCCAGATAGAAACCCTTGAGATAAGTGTACAGCCAATCCGCCCCACGCGCGCGCGCGATCAGGGAAAGATCGGGCGGCGCGACGCCAAACCAGACCTCACCGTCCCTGGAGCGCATCGCGGTCTGCATGGTGTCGTGCACTCTGGCATCCGCCATCATAATGGACTTGCTCATTTCCTGCTCGCTAAGCCCATAATCTCCGGCAAAACGGGAATAACGCAGATGCTTGACCGAATGGCATCCTATGCAATAACTTACATAATACTCGGCGCCTCTGCGTACCGAGTGAATATCGAATACGTCAACATCGGCATCCTGCAAATGCGCCGCACCGCCGGCACCTGCGGCCGCAGCCCAAAGCAGCATAGCGCAGAACAGGAGTTTTTTTTGTAAGTCCAGGTGATTTTTCAAAAATAACATACGCACCTTAATCGCAGTACTTGCCGCAGGTTTTTTTTATGCTTTTATCGACAGGTTCGTAATACGAACTCAGTTTGCGCCAGAACTGTGTGGCGGCCAGCCAAGCCAATCCGGTTCTGACCCAATGCCAATGCAACCCTTCTCTTTGCGCCAACGGAATGATGGGTTCGCGCAAGCGATCCGGAAGCGCCAGTGTTTTTTCCCGCCCGGAAAAGAGCATCAGAAATACGAAAAAGCCAAAATAAACCGCAGTGAAAATCCGCGCCAACAAGGCG of Candidatus Methylospira mobilis contains these proteins:
- a CDS encoding cytochrome c1, with the protein product MLFLKNHLDLQKKLLFCAMLLWAAAAGAGGAAHLQDADVDVFDIHSVRRGAEYYVSYCIGCHSVKHLRYSRFAGDYGLSEQEMSKSIMMADARVHDTMQTAMRSRDGEVWFGVAPPDLSLIARARGADWLYTYLKGFYLDPSRPTGSNNLVFFDVGMPNVLWELQGMQKPVYRKTAGVDAIDHLVPASQGKMTEAQFDQAVTDIVNFLVYAAEPGQLQRIRTGKYVLFGLLIFVVLFYKLKKIYWKGIE
- a CDS encoding glutathione S-transferase N-terminal domain-containing protein, with the translated sequence MTAEIGRKSGMTLLCPPTEVRGHGARIVVREKDVDVDIELVDPAHPPSGLSELNPGLIWPTLLDRDVVLYESRIVMEYLDERFPHPPLNPMDPVARAKARLLIYRIDRDWYGLLSEIDGANEKKSGKSRKLLNEKLLAAGPLFAAHPFFLSDEFSLVDCVLAPLLWRLPALGINAPVVSDAIAGYARRIFGRESFLLSLSDQEREMDVLGYLR
- a CDS encoding ClpXP protease specificity-enhancing factor, translating into MTPLKPYLVRAIHEWILDNDHTPYLLVNAAVEGVEVPRQYVEDGRIVLNLRTEATQGLSLGNEWIEFNARFGGKPMHVMAPVHAVLAIYASENGQGMVFDVEENGNNEQPPTPPEPEPPVRGRPKLRVVK